The Deltaproteobacteria bacterium genomic interval CGTCTCAGGAAAAACAGATCAAGACCATCGCCATGACCGGCGCCGGCGGGGCGGAGGCCAAGATTGTGGCCGACCTGCTTCTGGATGTTGACTCCACGGCCACGCCGCGCATCCAGGAAATGCATATCACCTGGGGACACATCATCTGCGAGCTGGTGGACTACATCCTCTTCCAGAAGCCGGGGGAGCAGGAGGAAGAGCGGTGAAAAAATTTCCCCCTCTTGAATTAAAAGAGATAAAGACCTATTCTTTAAAAGAGAGGGCCAGCAAGGTCTCTGTCGAGGATTTCGGGAGTCCCTGGCGCCGGGAAGGGAGCCTGACCGATTTTTTTGACCGCCTGCCGCGGATTCTGGCTGCAAGCGATTTCAGGGAGGTGGTGGACCGGCTCGCCAAAGCGGTCAGGGCTGAACGAACGGTCATCCTCGCCATGGGAGGCCATCCGATTAAGGTCGGCCTGGGACCGGTTATAATTGACCTGATCGAACGAGGCGTCATCTCTCTCCTGGCGGTCAACGGCTCGGTCATGATCCATGACACTGAAGTGGCGCTGGTCGGGGCAACCTCGGAAGACGTCGCCGCGACCATCACCCAGGGGGCCTTTGGGATGGTCAGGGAGACGACGGAGCTGATTAACGCCGCGGCGCTTGAGGCGGTTCAAAACAATCTGGGGCTGGGCCAAGCCCTGGGTCTGAAACTGGCTGGTGGTGATTATCCCTATGAGGATAAAAGCGTTTTCGCGGCCGCTGCAAGACTGAATGTGCCCGTGACCGTGCATGTCGCCCTGGGGACGGATATCGTGCACATTCATCCCCAGACCGACGGGGCCAGCCTGGGCCAGGCCAGCCTGACCGATTTCCGTCTGTTTTGCCAGGCCGTGGCGACCTTAGCGGGCGGTGTTTTCATTAACCTGGGCTCCGCGGTTATCATGCCCGAAGTTTTTCTCAAGGCCGTGAGCCTCGCCCGGAACCTGGGCCAAAGTTTGAAAGACCTGACCACGGTCAATATGGACTTCATGCGGCACTACCGCCCCCAGGTCAATGTGGTCGAACGGCCCACGGCCGACGGCGGACAGGGATTTAACCTCATCGGTCACCACGAACTGATGTTCCCCCTGCTGGCCGCGGCCTTGATCGAAAGGCTCGGTTAATACCAGGGGATAAAGATGGAGATCGTCATCGAAGCGGGTCATTTGGAAGTTGAAGCCGAACTCTTTGACACGGCCACAGCCAGGGCGATTTTTGAGGCCCTCCCTTTGGAGGCCGCGGCCCACACCTGGGGAGATGAGGTCTATTTCGAGATTCCCGTTACCGCGGAGCTGGATGAAACGGCCCGGGAAGTGGTCCAGATCGGAGACCTGGGCTACTGGCCCACGGGCAAGGCTATGTGTATCTTTTTCGGTCCGACCCCGATTAGCAGTCCCGGGGAAATCAAGCCGGCCTCGGCGGTCAACATCATCGGACAAGTCCGGGGTGAGGCCGCGGTTTTTAAAGAGGTTCAGGCCGGAGCCAGAATCAAGGTCGGCCGGGCGTGAAAGTTAATTTAGAAAAAAGGTGACCTTTATGCCGATTTATGAGTATCACTGTCAAAAATGCAATCAAACCTTTGAGAAGCTCATTCTTTCGTCCTCAGAAGAGATTGTCTGCCCCAAGTGCCATGACCGGAAGGTTGAAAAACTGATGTCAGGGTTCAGCTTTAAAAGCGGCGAAAATTTCAGCAGTTCCGGCGGTTCTTCCTGCTCGGGATGCTCTAGCACCAATTGCAGCAGCTGCAACTAAAGGTCTTTTCAAGAGACAGTGGTCTCTGCCTTAAGAACGATGAGACAGACACGGAGCGGGCCCTGTATAATCAGCGCCCGCTTTTAATTCATAAGAATCCAAGGCAAAAAGTTTGAACCTGGCAAGCATAAAAATCGCCACGCGTGGAAGCGCCCTGGCGCTGGTCCAGGCCAACTGGGTCAAGTCCAGGCTTGAAAGTCAGTACCCCGATCTTGCTGTTGAGCTGGAGATCATCAAGACCAGGGGCGACAGGATTCTGGACGTTTCCCTGGCCAAGATCGGAGGCAAGGGCCTGTTCGTCAAGGAGATCGAGGAGGCGTTGATGGACGGTCGGGCCGACCTGGCCGTTCACAGCATGAAGGACGTCCCCACCGAACTGCCCGCCCCGCTGGTCATGGCGGCCGTGACCGCGCGCGAGGATTTTCGCGACGTCCTGATCACGCGGCAGCAGGTCGGTCTTGATGATTTGCCTCGCCATGCCAGGATAGGCACCTCAAGCTTGAGGCGTCAGGCTCAACTGCTTCACCTGCGGCCGGACCTGACCATGGCGCCTTTAAGAGGCAACGTGGAAACCCGGCTTAAAAAACTCGAATCGGAAAACCTGGACGCGGTCATCCTGGCCGCGGCCGGATTGATACGGATGAACCTGATCCACCGGATCACGCAGTTCCTGGAACCGGACTTCATGCTGCCAGCCGTCGGCCAGGGCGCGCTCGGCCTGGAGGTCAGGGCCCGGGACGAAGCGCTCAGGCAAAGAATTTCGTTCTTAAACCATGAGCCGACCGCGGTTTGTGTCAAGGCGGAGCGGGCGTTTCTCAGGAGGCTAGAGGGAGGCTGCCAGGTTCCTGTTGCGGCCCTGGGTCTTTTTGAGGGAAAATGGATGCGTTTGACCGGCCTGGTGGCCGATGCGGAAGGACGGCGTTATTTCCGGCATGCTTTGACCGCTGAAGTCAGTGAGGCCGAGTCTTTAGGCCAAAGGCTGGCGCAAGCGCTCCTGGATCGCGGGGCCGGTGAAATTCTGGCCGAGGCGCTGCCGTTATCACAAGATCGGAAGACCACATGAATGAAAGAACCGGGGGGAAAGGCAAGGTCTATCTCGTGGGCGCCGGTCCGGGAGACCCCGGCCTGATCACCCTCAAGGCCCTGGAATGCCTCCGCCAGGCCGATGTGGTTGTTTATGATTTTCTGGCCAGCCCGGCCCTGCTGCGCCATGTCCCCCCTGAGGCCGAACTTGTTTATGCAGGCAAAAAGGGCGCCCAGCATACCCTGAACCAGGAGGAGATCAATCAACTCATTGTGACCCGGGCGAATGAAGGCAGAACCGTGGTCCGTCTCAAAGGGGGAGACCCTTTCATTTTCGGCCGCGGCGGTGAGGAAGCCGAGGAGCTGGCCAGGGCCGGGGTGTCTTTTGAAGTCGTGCCCGGCGTGACTTCTGCCATTGCCGCGCCCGCCTATGCGGGCATTCCCCTGACCCATCGTAAATACGCTTCCAGCGTCGGCTTCGTCACCGGGCATGAGGAC includes:
- a CDS encoding zinc ribbon domain-containing protein, whose amino-acid sequence is MPIYEYHCQKCNQTFEKLILSSSEEIVCPKCHDRKVEKLMSGFSFKSGENFSSSGGSSCSGCSSTNCSSCN
- the hemC gene encoding hydroxymethylbilane synthase, translating into MNLASIKIATRGSALALVQANWVKSRLESQYPDLAVELEIIKTRGDRILDVSLAKIGGKGLFVKEIEEALMDGRADLAVHSMKDVPTELPAPLVMAAVTAREDFRDVLITRQQVGLDDLPRHARIGTSSLRRQAQLLHLRPDLTMAPLRGNVETRLKKLESENLDAVILAAAGLIRMNLIHRITQFLEPDFMLPAVGQGALGLEVRARDEALRQRISFLNHEPTAVCVKAERAFLRRLEGGCQVPVAALGLFEGKWMRLTGLVADAEGRRYFRHALTAEVSEAESLGQRLAQALLDRGAGEILAEALPLSQDRKTT